A single genomic interval of Spinacia oleracea cultivar Varoflay chromosome 6, BTI_SOV_V1, whole genome shotgun sequence harbors:
- the LOC110785899 gene encoding cysteine-rich receptor-like protein kinase 44, producing the protein MVLLTFFTLVVSIQLIIPSTQAYFYYYTNCTTGSSNYTQNSTYQSNLINVLNNLTSHALQSQEIFHHASFGRVPDRVYGLYLCRGDLDDPRYCSQCVLDARLSILQECPTQSSAIQWNENCTIRFSNVPIYQRLDVSRSTVGYNVVPLIPSEEVRAFLEVRNNTMAELVPRVANNGTKFGAEDGDITTSLRFNTRAQCTPDLSNEDCNRCLGIAVDQLQTRIGTWVLFPSCYVRFDLSIMNRTTAVMIQEGSRRISTNIIVAIVIPAAIISAIIIALVICLKIKRAKKFDAFKVRSGQDFSIIESLQYDVATLLSATNNFSDENKLGEGGFGGVYKGILENGQEIAVKRLSKGSFQGDEEFKNEVLLAAKLQHRNLVRLLGFCLAGEEKLLVYEHVANKSLDHFLFDSERQSLLDWRTRYKIIGGIARGMQYLHQDSRLKIIHRDLKASNVLLDEEMNPKVSDFGLAKIFGVDQTKGSTSRIVGTYGYMSPEYVMQGQFSDKSDVYSFGVLVLEIIAGKKNSTYQSGDDTDGLVSHAWNTWRENFPLEFVDPTMRESCSSDEVMRCMHLGLLCVQGGIDDRPSMELAVLVLHTDSYTLPTPQEPVFAFSRSRELNIPEGISSDHSTNKSANSITVTDVNPR; encoded by the exons ATGGTATTGCTAACATTCTTTACATTAGTCGTCTCGATTCAGCTTATTATCCCAAGTACACAAGCTTATTTTTACTACTATACAAATTGTACTACTGGTAGTTCAAACTACACACAAAATAGCACTTATCAATCCAACCTCATTAACGTTTTAAACAACTTAACTTCCCATGCTTTACAATCCCAAGAAAtatttcatcacgcctcgttcggCCGAGTTCCGGATCGTGTCTACGGCCTTTACCTATGCCGAGGCGACCTCGATGATCCTCGATATTGTAGCCAATGCGTTCTCGACGCACGTCTTAGTATTCTCCAAGAGTGTCCTACGCAAAGTTCGGCAATTCAATGGAACGAAAATTGCACTATTCGTTTCTCCAATGTGCCGATTTATCAACGACTTGATGTTAGTCGAAGTACGGTCGGGTACAACGTTGTGCCACTCATTCCTAGCGAAGAGGTTCGAGCGTTTTTGGAGGTGAGGAATAATACCATGGCGGAATTAGTACCACGAGTTGCGAATAATGGTACGAAGTTTGGTGCTGAAGATGGTGATATTACGACGTCGTTGAGGTTTAATACAAGAGCACAGTGTACACCAGATTTGAGTAATGAGGATTGTAATCGGTGTTTGGGTATTGCGGTTGATCAACTTCAGACGAGGATTGGTACATGGGTTTTGTTTCCTAGTTGTTATGTTCGATTCGATTTGAGTATTATGAATCGAACAACAGCAGTAATGATTCAAGAAG GAAGCAGGAGAATATCAACAAATATTATTGTTGCCATTGTCATTCCAGCGGCAATTATATCAGCTATAATTATTGCTCTAGTTATCTGTCTAAAGATCAAAAGAGCTAAGAAGTTTGACGCTTTCAAAGTTAGAAGTG GTCAGGATTTTTCGATTATTGAGTCCTTGCAATATGACGTGGCAACACTTCTATCGGCGACAAATAACTTTTCCGATGAGAATAAACTAGGCGAAGGTGGATTCGGTGGTGTTTATAAG GGTATACTGGAAAATGGACAAGAAATAGCAGTAAAGAGATTATCCAAAGGTTCTTTCCAAGGTGACGAAGAATTTAAGAATGAAGTCTTGTTGGCCGCAAAACTTCAACATAGAAACTTGGTGAGACTACTAGGGTTTTGTTTGGCAGGGGAAGAGAAGCTTCTTGTGTACGAACACGTGGCGAATAAAAGCCTTGATCACTTCCTATTTG ATTCAGAAAGACAAAGTTTACTAGACTGGAGAACCCGCTACAAGATTATAGGAGGGATCGCAAGAGGAATGCAATATCTCCACCAAGATTCTCGACTTAAGATTATACACCGCGATCTTAAAGCAAGTAATGTGTTGTTGGATGAAGAAATGAATCCCAAAGTTTCAGACTTTGGTCTGGCGAAGATTTTTGGTGTGGATCAAACCAAAGGAAGTACTAGCAGGATTGTTGGAACTTA TGGTTACATGTCTCCGGAGTATGTAATGCAAGGTCAATTCTCTGACAAATCGGATGTGTATAGTTTCGGTGTACTTGTATTAGAAATCATCGCCGGGAAAAAGAATAGTACTTACCAATCAGGGGACGACACAGATGGACTTGTGAGCCAT GCGTGGAATACATGGAGAGAAAACTTCCCCTTGGAATTTGTTGATCCAACAATGCGAGAATCATGCTCAAGTGACGAAGTAATGAGATGCATGCACCTTGGGTTGTTGTGTGTTCAAGGGGGCATAGATGACAGACCATCGATGGAACTAGCCGTGCTCGTGTTACACACGGACTCATATACACTTCCCACACCACAAGAGCCAGTTTTTGCGTTTAGTAGATCTCGAGAATTAAACATTCCAGAAGGCATTAGTTCAGATCACTCGACGAACAAGTCTGCTAATAGTATCACTGTGACTGATGTTAACCCAAGATAG
- the LOC110785929 gene encoding uncharacterized protein — MNQLGKPLKRDYATTCRDKIKYDRVMVEVHMDQALPDQLSFMDEHGEMVGVPVHYEWRPAVCTRCKLVGHVEADCRQTKTKRVWVQKQQVSTLPVPAFEVEPVVDQEGLQRALRPIRVRTSSVQPTQVDNPFQLLLAQQDGDGIVEHVAGAGHIGDSVGRGDLLSLMDRILCWNVRGINSTQKQNEVRKFVQRHDVGLVGLLEHKVKLAKLGKLYQNIFMNWCFTSNASFHNGGRIVVAWKLNSFTVNIVAVTSQLIHCHVNPVSGMTSFFCTFFYAFNDSSQRKELWKTLMDVNTRDPWLLGGDFNCVMGVKERIGDPVRHAEILDINACMHGCSMEDIKSVGSLYTWNNKQYGAARVFSKLDRVLSNPAWQSAYCSAEACFLTEGEFDNSPGLITVYPRHTGGRKPFRYFTMWKSSPDFAGIVQHQWNQQVHGS; from the coding sequence ATGAATCAGTTGGGTAAGCCTCTTAAGAGAGATTATGCTACTACATGTAGGGACAAAATTAAGTATGATAGGGTAATGGTGGAGGTTCATATGGATCAGGCTCTACCTGATCAACTCTCTTTCATGGATGAACATGGAGAGATGGTTGGTGTGCCAGTACACTATGAATGGAGACCTGCAGTGTGTACTAGGTGCAAGTTGGTTGGGCATGTGGAAGCAGATTGTAGACAGACTAAGACTAAGAGAGTGTGGGTTCAGAAGCAACAAGTAAGCACTTTACCTGTGCCAGCTTTTGAAGTGGAACCAGTGGTAGATCAAGAAGGATTACAGAGGGCCCTCAGACCTATCAGGGTTAGAACATCTAGTGTTCAACCAACTCAGGTTGATAATCCTTTCCAGTTATTGTTGGCTCAGCAAGATGGTGATGGTATAGTTGAGCATGTTGCAGGTGCAGGACATATTGGTGACTCAGTTGGAAGGGGGGACCTTCTATCCCTAATGGATAGAATCTTGTGTTGGAATGTCAGGGGCATCAATTCCACTCAGAAGCAGAATGAAGTGAGGAAGTTCGTTCAAAGGCATGATGTGGGATTAGTTGGACTCCTGGAGCATAAAGTAAAGCTTGCTAAGTTAGGTAAGCTTTACCAGAACATCTTTATGAACTGGTGTTTTACTAGTAATGCTAGTTTTCACAATGGTGGAAGAATTGTTGTTGCCTGGAAGCTTAATTCTTTTACAGTGAACATTGTTGCTGTAACAAGCCAGCTTATCCATTGTCATGTTAACCCTGTTAGTGGCATGACTAGTTTTTTCTGTACTTTTTTTTATGCGTTTAATGATAGTTCTCAGAGGAAAGAGTTATGGAAAACTTTGATGGATGTGAACACTCGGGATCCTTGGCTATTAGGTGGGGATTTTAATTGTGTGATGGGGGTTAAAGAAAGAATAGGAGATCCTGTGAGGCATGCTGAAATTCTTGATATTAATGCCTGTATGCATGGATGTAGTATGGAAGATATCAAAAGTGTTGGTAGTCTGTATACTTGGAACAACAAGCAATATGGGGCAGCTAGAGTTTTTTCTAAGTTGGATAGAGTCCTGTCTAATCCAGCTTGGCAAAGTGCTTATTGTTCTGCAGAAGCTTGTTTCTTGACTGAGGGTGAGTTTGATAATTCACCTGGGTTGATCACTGTGTATCCAAGACACACAGGAGGTAGGAAACCATTTAGATACTTCACTATGTGGAAGTCCTCTCCAGATTTTGCTGGAATTGTGCAACATCAATGGAATCAGCAGGTTCATGGAAGTTAG